In one Synergistaceae bacterium genomic region, the following are encoded:
- a CDS encoding DUF4198 domain-containing protein encodes MFSNFVTKFFSIAVLFSVFSVTAARPAAAHLPVAAPDKFAASTGETVNIRAGLAEPLIEYAYSVENLLDAGHAGGHATMTGKVRFADGSSTPLSFSPADRNAPGKSLFDTASVKIEKPGTAVVAFRFDFNSGTRPTVAFGKTLLNWTADMSATARIGDENVLEVVQDADTGPVSSGQAVTFQFLLRGAPLAGAVVSATYDGAPLPEKPEEGEESNNEYIHATTDASGRVTFIPDRPGTWVIGCEYLDGSAPKNKPEYNDAARYPEWKGIRYRGTLTFIIPIK; translated from the coding sequence ATGTTCTCAAATTTCGTAACGAAGTTTTTTTCTATCGCAGTGCTGTTTTCAGTTTTTTCAGTTACTGCGGCGCGCCCGGCGGCGGCTCATCTTCCCGTGGCGGCTCCGGATAAGTTCGCCGCGTCAACTGGAGAAACGGTCAACATCAGGGCGGGCCTTGCCGAGCCACTCATCGAATATGCCTACTCCGTCGAGAATTTGCTTGACGCCGGCCATGCCGGCGGCCATGCGACGATGACGGGCAAGGTTCGGTTCGCCGACGGGAGTTCGACGCCCCTTTCTTTTTCTCCCGCCGACAGGAACGCCCCCGGCAAATCACTGTTCGATACGGCGAGTGTGAAAATCGAAAAGCCCGGAACGGCTGTAGTTGCGTTTCGGTTCGATTTCAACAGTGGAACCCGCCCGACAGTGGCGTTCGGTAAAACCCTGCTGAACTGGACCGCCGACATGTCGGCCACGGCCCGGATTGGAGACGAAAATGTTCTCGAAGTCGTACAGGACGCCGACACCGGTCCGGTCTCCTCGGGACAGGCCGTTACCTTCCAGTTTCTTTTGAGAGGCGCTCCCCTCGCCGGAGCCGTGGTATCCGCCACTTATGACGGAGCGCCGCTTCCCGAAAAGCCGGAAGAGGGAGAAGAAAGCAACAACGAATACATTCACGCCACTACCGACGCTTCGGGGCGGGTCACGTTCATACCCGACCGTCCCGGTACGTGGGTGATCGGGTGCGAATACCTGGACGGCTCCGCCCCGAAAAACAAACCGGAATACAACGACGCAGCTCGATATCCCGAATGGAAGGGCATTCGTTATCGCGGAACGCTGACTTTCATAATACCCATAAAATAA